From Acidovorax sp. FHTAMBA, one genomic window encodes:
- the flgC gene encoding flagellar basal body rod protein FlgC, producing MSMFSIFSVSGSAVSAQSQRLNVVASNLANVDAVAGPDGQAYKARQVVFQTAPMGPESSAGVRVSAISESDSPGRRVHDPSHPLADDQGYVTHSNVNAVEEMVNMISASRSYQNNVEVMNTAKTLLLKTLQMGQ from the coding sequence ATGTCCATGTTCTCCATCTTCAGCGTCTCTGGAAGTGCCGTCAGTGCCCAGTCCCAGCGGCTCAACGTGGTGGCCAGCAACCTGGCCAACGTCGACGCCGTGGCCGGGCCCGATGGCCAGGCCTACAAGGCCCGCCAGGTGGTGTTCCAGACCGCACCCATGGGCCCGGAAAGCTCGGCCGGTGTGCGCGTGAGCGCCATCAGCGAAAGCGACTCCCCGGGCCGCCGGGTGCACGACCCCAGCCACCCGCTGGCCGACGACCAGGGCTACGTGACCCATTCCAACGTCAACGCCGTGGAGGAGATGGTCAACATGATCTCGGCCTCCCGCTCCTACCAGAACAACGTCGAAGTCATGAACACGGCCAAGACGCTGCTCCTCAAGACCCTGCAGATGGGCCAGTAA
- the flgA gene encoding flagellar basal body P-ring formation chaperone FlgA — MPRLAARLVRACALGVLALAGSGAALAQAAPDPGTDLGPLTQRWLDDAMSRNQAAGLPLRMEVSVGSLDSRLRLAPCARVEPYLPTGAKLWGRTRLGLRCVEGPTAWNVFLPVTVKAFGPAWVLTGPVATGTVLSAQDAMEAEVDWAEESAPVMANPEMWVGQVAARPLVAGQALRQSMVRAPQLFRAGAQVKVLAQGPGYAVASAGQAMSAGVAGQIVRIRMDNGRIISGTVNESGTVVVAL, encoded by the coding sequence ATGCCCCGCCTTGCCGCCCGCCTGGTTCGCGCGTGCGCCCTGGGTGTGCTGGCCTTGGCGGGCAGCGGCGCCGCTCTGGCCCAGGCCGCTCCAGACCCGGGCACCGATCTCGGCCCACTGACCCAGCGCTGGCTGGACGACGCCATGTCGCGCAACCAGGCCGCTGGATTGCCCCTGCGCATGGAAGTGAGCGTTGGCTCGCTGGATTCGCGCCTGCGGCTGGCGCCGTGCGCGCGGGTCGAGCCCTATCTGCCAACGGGCGCCAAGCTTTGGGGGCGTACCCGGCTGGGGCTGCGGTGTGTCGAAGGGCCCACCGCCTGGAACGTGTTCCTGCCGGTCACCGTCAAGGCCTTCGGCCCGGCGTGGGTGTTGACCGGCCCGGTGGCGACGGGCACGGTGCTCTCCGCCCAGGACGCCATGGAGGCCGAGGTGGACTGGGCCGAGGAATCGGCGCCCGTCATGGCCAACCCGGAAATGTGGGTGGGGCAGGTGGCAGCGCGCCCGCTGGTTGCGGGCCAGGCGCTGCGCCAAAGCATGGTCCGGGCGCCCCAGCTGTTCCGGGCCGGGGCCCAGGTCAAGGTGCTGGCGCAGGGCCCGGGCTATGCGGTCGCCTCGGCGGGGCAGGCCATGTCGGCCGGTGTCGCAGGGCAGATTGTTCGCATTCGCATGGACAATGGTCGAATCATTAGCGGTACTGTGAACGAATCTGGGACTGTTGTGGTCGCGCTGTGA
- the flgB gene encoding flagellar basal body rod protein FlgB, giving the protein MLDKMTNRMDFLGNALILRAERQRAIASNIANADTPGYVARDFRFADAMREATGSGDSRMAAGTSVGTQGATDPRHIPLPAASSGTGAPGTLGYSVQSQPSLDNNTVDLDRERANFVDNAVRYETTLRFINGNAKTMLSAIQGQ; this is encoded by the coding sequence ATGCTTGACAAGATGACCAACCGGATGGACTTCCTCGGAAACGCGCTGATCCTGCGCGCCGAGCGCCAGCGCGCCATCGCAAGCAACATTGCCAACGCAGACACCCCCGGTTATGTGGCCCGCGACTTCCGTTTTGCAGATGCCATGCGCGAGGCCACCGGCTCCGGCGACAGCCGCATGGCGGCAGGCACTTCCGTCGGCACCCAGGGCGCCACCGACCCCCGCCACATCCCGCTGCCCGCTGCCAGCTCAGGCACAGGCGCCCCCGGCACACTGGGCTACTCCGTGCAATCACAGCCCAGCCTGGACAACAACACGGTCGATCTGGACCGCGAGCGGGCCAACTTTGTCGACAACGCGGTGCGCTACGAGACCACGCTGCGCTTCATCAATGGCAACGCCAAAACCATGCTCAGCGCGATCCAGGGCCAGTAA